From a region of the Acinetobacter larvae genome:
- the proP gene encoding glycine betaine/L-proline transporter ProP, producing MRILRRKRKPLEIDDINIIDEQKSIQAIKAAALGNAIEWFDFGVYGYVAYVLGKVFFPNASPSVQMIAALATFSVPFIFRPLGGIVFGRMGDKYGRQKVLATTIILMTLSTFAIGLIPSFDTIGIWAPILLLIVKIIQGFSVGGEYAGAAIFVAEYSPDRKRGFMGSWLDFGSIAGFVLGAATVSAISNILGETQFAEWGWRIPFFIALPLGLVGLYLRHALEETPTYQQYNAQQNNAQKNSTPQQQSEKPNTFGTILSKYKRSLLVCIGIVVTTNVTYYMLLTYLPSYFTHNLGYAENHGVLIIIAVMLGMLFMQPTIGWLSDRLGRRPFIFMGSASLLVLSYPAFLLLKTDVIPYIFLGLCILALSLNMLIGVMASILPALFPTNIRYSALGIAFNISVVVAGLTPTVTATLVESTQNLMMPAYYLMIVGLLGLVTAYYLKETANKPLAGSVPMATSPEEAEELLEALHDNIEQKIEDLDQQILQLQEKRQKLADQHPKID from the coding sequence ATGCGAATCTTGCGAAGAAAAAGAAAACCCTTAGAGATTGATGATATTAATATCATTGATGAACAAAAAAGTATTCAAGCCATTAAAGCTGCCGCACTAGGCAATGCGATTGAGTGGTTTGATTTTGGTGTTTATGGCTATGTTGCCTATGTATTGGGTAAAGTCTTTTTTCCCAATGCCTCGCCCAGCGTACAAATGATTGCCGCCTTAGCCACCTTCTCCGTTCCTTTTATTTTTAGACCATTGGGCGGAATTGTTTTTGGTCGTATGGGTGATAAATATGGTCGGCAAAAAGTTTTGGCAACCACCATTATTTTAATGACTTTAAGTACCTTTGCGATTGGTCTTATTCCATCCTTTGACACAATTGGGATCTGGGCTCCCATATTATTATTGATTGTTAAAATCATTCAAGGCTTCTCTGTCGGAGGTGAATATGCTGGTGCTGCAATCTTTGTGGCAGAATATTCACCAGACCGTAAACGTGGTTTTATGGGCAGCTGGTTAGATTTTGGCTCAATTGCAGGTTTTGTTTTGGGTGCAGCAACTGTATCGGCAATTAGCAATATATTGGGAGAAACACAATTTGCCGAATGGGGCTGGCGTATTCCATTTTTCATTGCACTGCCTTTAGGACTTGTGGGTTTATATTTGCGTCATGCTTTAGAAGAAACTCCAACCTACCAACAATATAATGCGCAGCAAAATAACGCACAAAAAAATTCTACTCCTCAGCAGCAATCTGAAAAACCCAATACCTTTGGCACTATTTTATCAAAATACAAACGTAGTTTATTGGTCTGCATTGGAATCGTGGTAACCACGAATGTTACCTATTATATGTTACTGACCTATTTACCAAGCTATTTCACCCATAATCTAGGCTATGCAGAAAATCACGGTGTGCTGATTATTATTGCAGTCATGCTGGGAATGCTCTTTATGCAACCAACGATTGGCTGGCTCAGTGACCGTTTAGGTCGACGACCTTTTATTTTTATGGGAAGTGCATCATTATTGGTATTGTCTTATCCCGCCTTTTTACTGCTTAAAACCGATGTAATCCCCTATATTTTCTTAGGACTATGCATTTTAGCGCTTAGCCTCAATATGCTAATCGGTGTAATGGCATCCATTTTACCAGCACTATTTCCAACCAATATCCGTTATAGTGCACTGGGGATTGCTTTTAATATCTCTGTGGTTGTTGCAGGTTTAACGCCAACCGTTACTGCAACATTGGTTGAAAGCACACAAAACCTTATGATGCCAGCATATTATTTAATGATTGTCGGGCTACTAGGCTTGGTTACGGCTTATTATCTAAAAGAAACAGCCAATAAACCGCTGGCAGGCAGTGTTCCCATGGCAACGAGTCCAGAGGAAGCAGAGGAATTACTAGAAGCATTGCATGACAATATTGAGCAAAAAATTGAAGACTTAGATCAGCAAATTTTGCAGCTACAAGAAAAACGTCAGAAACTCGCAGACCAACATCCTAAGATAGACTGA
- a CDS encoding DUF6500 family protein, which translates to MRESLKQKIIQVCDQKIDKKGDQVGISFYAFFANKNDHPELLMEAAHWWIMENKLDHFEKATKVKALLL; encoded by the coding sequence ATGCGTGAATCTTTAAAACAAAAAATAATCCAAGTATGCGATCAAAAAATTGATAAAAAAGGAGATCAAGTAGGGATCTCTTTTTATGCATTCTTTGCCAATAAAAATGATCATCCAGAATTGCTCATGGAGGCAGCGCACTGGTGGATTATGGAAAATAAATTAGATCATTTTGAGAAAGCAACCAAGGTCAAGGCATTACTGCTTTAA
- a CDS encoding SDR family NAD(P)-dependent oxidoreductase — translation MILSSIENTKSSCVVITGATRGIGFGLAKAFLDLGWHVVIAGRDQAQLQKSLKQLANEYGAAHIVGQCCDVTNYDDLQNLWRYAQQQFKYIDVWINNAGSCTAAKAFQEISAVELQQVVQTNVLGAMFGAQIALKGMSVQGFGQIFNMEGWGSRGEWSAGMTAYATTKRAVGYFSHALYREAKHSQIKIGTLSPGMVATDLLISSWQHGDARHWRKMKWLFMFVIDSPEIVCAYLAQRVSRNKQNNVRIVWMSPWRLLLRFLQPYYWRRNPVQGTALDDLGK, via the coding sequence ATTATATTGAGTAGCATAGAAAATACAAAATCATCTTGTGTGGTGATTACAGGCGCAACACGTGGCATCGGTTTTGGTCTAGCAAAAGCATTTTTAGATTTGGGCTGGCATGTGGTGATTGCAGGTCGGGATCAGGCTCAGCTGCAAAAAAGCTTAAAGCAATTGGCGAATGAATATGGTGCAGCACATATTGTTGGGCAATGCTGTGATGTAACCAACTATGATGATCTACAAAATTTGTGGCGATATGCACAGCAGCAGTTTAAATATATTGATGTTTGGATTAATAATGCTGGCAGTTGTACAGCAGCTAAAGCTTTTCAAGAAATTTCAGCGGTAGAGTTACAGCAAGTGGTACAAACTAACGTGCTTGGTGCAATGTTTGGTGCACAAATTGCCTTAAAAGGAATGTCCGTGCAGGGTTTTGGACAAATTTTTAATATGGAGGGTTGGGGCAGCCGTGGTGAATGGAGTGCTGGCATGACCGCTTATGCTACAACGAAGCGTGCGGTAGGGTATTTTAGCCATGCATTATATAGAGAAGCCAAGCATAGTCAGATTAAAATCGGTACCTTAAGCCCCGGCATGGTTGCTACGGACTTATTGATTTCATCTTGGCAACATGGTGATGCGCGACATTGGCGTAAAATGAAATGGTTATTTATGTTTGTGATTGATTCGCCCGAAATAGTTTGCGCTTACTTGGCACAACGTGTTAGTCGCAATAAGCAAAATAATGTTCGTATTGTATGGATGTCACCGTGGCGTTTGCTACTCAGATTTCTGCAGCCTTATTATTGGCGACGTAATCCTGTGCAGGGAACCGCATTGGATGATTTAGGAAAATAA
- a CDS encoding valine--tRNA ligase, producing MTMTNTAQNIATTYDPTEIEKKWYQTWEQKGFFKPSGQGDAFCIMIPPPNVTGSLHMGHGFNNAVMDALTRYNRMMGKNTLWQPGTDHAGIATQMVVERQLAAQDISRHDLGREKFIEKIWQWKEQSGNTITSQIRRLGSSVDWSRERFTMDEGLSNAVKEVFVRLHEDGLIYRGKRLVNWDPKLHTALSDLEVESIEENSSLWHFKYFFEDQTIRTLDGANYLVVATTRPETLLGDAAVAVHPKDERYAHLIGKKIVLPISGRLIPIVADEYVEQDFGTGCVKITPAHDFNDYELGKRHQLPLINIFNKNAEVLANFEFMSKAGEPISEYIAAPAAYAGLERFAARKQLVAQAEAEGWLDKIDPYTLKAPRGDRSGVIVEPLLTDQWYVKIAPLAQPAISAVQDGRIKFVPEQYSNMYMAWMNNIQDWCISRQLWWGHRIPAWYDDAGNIYVARNEAEVRDKYQIAADIALQQDEDVLDTWFSSALWTFSTLGWTGDPAQDAHNDFLNTFHPTSVLVTGFDIIFFWVARMIMMTMHFMKNPDGTPQIPFKTVYVHGLVRDGEGQKMSKSKGNVLDPLDLIDGIDLESLVKKRTFGLMNPKQASKIEKSTRKEFPEGINAYGTDALRFTFCALANTGRDIKFDLKRVEGYRNFCNKIWNATRFVLMNIEGQTVATHAQSELWELPEQWIVSRLQKTAQTVQQAFETYRLDLAAQAIYDFIWNEYCDWYVELTKPVLNDESVDPARKAEVRRVLLAVLEASLRMAHPLMPYLTEEIWQTLAPMLGVAGETIMTAPYPVADEQLINTQAEADMHWLQGLIGAVRNIRGEMGLGNARLLPVLLKNITAAEHAQISRIEPLFKALAKVESIAFLAADQEPPLSSSSVVAHAVVYVPMKGLIDPQAELARLQKDLDKVQKQHDQIANKLANEGFVSKAPAAVVEGEKAKLAEFSDQLTQIKRNMEQIAAL from the coding sequence TTGACTATGACCAATACAGCGCAAAATATTGCAACCACTTACGATCCAACCGAGATCGAAAAAAAATGGTACCAAACTTGGGAACAAAAAGGTTTCTTTAAACCCTCTGGCCAAGGCGATGCTTTCTGTATCATGATCCCACCGCCAAACGTCACGGGTAGTTTGCATATGGGTCATGGTTTTAACAATGCCGTCATGGATGCCCTAACCCGTTACAACCGTATGATGGGTAAAAATACGCTTTGGCAACCGGGTACAGACCATGCCGGTATTGCTACGCAAATGGTGGTTGAGCGTCAACTTGCCGCACAGGATATTAGCCGCCATGACTTAGGGCGCGAGAAATTCATTGAAAAAATTTGGCAATGGAAAGAGCAATCAGGAAATACCATTACCAGCCAAATTCGTCGTTTAGGTTCATCGGTAGATTGGTCACGTGAACGTTTTACCATGGATGAAGGTCTGTCCAATGCTGTCAAAGAAGTATTTGTTCGTTTACATGAAGATGGTTTGATTTATCGTGGTAAACGTTTGGTCAACTGGGACCCTAAGCTACATACCGCACTGTCTGATCTGGAAGTTGAGTCTATCGAAGAAAATAGCTCACTCTGGCACTTTAAATATTTCTTTGAAGATCAAACGATCCGTACCCTAGATGGTGCCAATTATTTGGTTGTTGCAACCACACGCCCAGAAACCTTATTGGGTGATGCTGCGGTCGCGGTACATCCCAAAGATGAACGTTATGCACACTTAATTGGTAAAAAAATTGTATTACCGATTAGCGGGCGTTTGATTCCTATTGTCGCTGACGAATACGTTGAACAAGACTTCGGTACTGGCTGTGTAAAAATCACCCCTGCACATGACTTCAATGACTATGAATTGGGCAAACGTCACCAACTCCCCTTGATCAACATCTTCAATAAAAATGCAGAAGTATTGGCAAACTTTGAGTTTATGAGCAAAGCTGGTGAGCCGATTTCTGAATATATTGCAGCACCTGCCGCATATGCTGGTCTAGAACGTTTTGCAGCACGTAAACAACTGGTTGCGCAAGCTGAAGCGGAAGGCTGGTTAGACAAAATCGATCCTTATACCCTCAAAGCACCACGTGGTGATCGTTCTGGCGTAATTGTTGAACCGCTGCTAACGGATCAATGGTATGTCAAAATTGCACCTTTGGCGCAGCCTGCCATTAGTGCAGTACAAGATGGTCGCATTAAGTTTGTGCCTGAACAATACAGCAATATGTACATGGCATGGATGAACAACATTCAAGACTGGTGTATTTCACGTCAATTGTGGTGGGGTCATCGCATCCCTGCTTGGTATGACGATGCAGGGAATATTTATGTGGCACGCAATGAAGCCGAAGTGCGTGACAAATATCAAATTGCAGCTGATATTGCATTGCAGCAAGATGAAGATGTATTAGATACCTGGTTCTCCTCTGCGCTCTGGACCTTCTCAACCCTCGGTTGGACTGGCGATCCAGCGCAAGATGCACACAATGACTTTCTCAATACCTTCCACCCAACCAGCGTATTGGTCACAGGTTTTGATATTATTTTCTTCTGGGTGGCACGCATGATCATGATGACCATGCACTTCATGAAAAACCCAGATGGCACACCACAAATTCCGTTTAAAACCGTTTATGTACACGGTTTGGTACGCGATGGTGAAGGTCAAAAAATGTCTAAATCCAAAGGTAACGTATTAGACCCATTGGATTTGATCGATGGAATCGACTTAGAAAGTCTAGTGAAAAAACGTACCTTTGGTTTGATGAATCCAAAGCAAGCCAGCAAAATCGAAAAATCAACCCGTAAAGAATTCCCAGAAGGCATCAATGCTTATGGTACAGATGCCTTACGTTTTACTTTCTGTGCACTCGCCAATACTGGTCGCGATATCAAATTCGATCTCAAACGCGTTGAAGGCTATCGTAACTTCTGTAATAAAATCTGGAATGCGACACGTTTTGTACTGATGAATATTGAGGGGCAAACGGTTGCGACACACGCTCAGTCAGAACTTTGGGAGCTGCCAGAGCAATGGATTGTCAGCCGTCTGCAAAAAACCGCTCAAACTGTACAACAAGCATTTGAGACCTATCGTCTCGATTTAGCTGCACAAGCTATTTATGACTTTATTTGGAATGAATACTGTGACTGGTACGTCGAACTGACCAAACCTGTACTCAATGACGAAAGTGTTGATCCTGCGCGTAAAGCAGAAGTCCGCCGTGTGTTGTTGGCAGTACTTGAAGCGTCTTTACGCATGGCACATCCACTGATGCCATATCTAACCGAAGAAATCTGGCAAACCCTTGCACCAATGCTCGGTGTTGCTGGTGAAACCATCATGACTGCGCCTTATCCAGTAGCGGATGAACAGCTCATCAATACTCAAGCTGAAGCAGATATGCATTGGTTACAAGGACTAATTGGTGCGGTACGTAATATTCGCGGTGAAATGGGCTTAGGTAATGCGCGTCTTCTACCAGTATTACTGAAAAACATCACCGCAGCAGAGCATGCTCAAATTTCACGTATTGAGCCCTTGTTTAAAGCTTTGGCCAAAGTTGAAAGTATTGCATTCCTTGCGGCTGACCAAGAACCACCTTTGTCATCTTCTAGTGTGGTTGCCCATGCTGTGGTCTATGTTCCAATGAAAGGGCTCATTGACCCGCAAGCTGAATTGGCACGTCTACAAAAAGATTTAGACAAAGTACAAAAACAGCATGATCAAATCGCCAATAAACTCGCCAATGAAGGCTTTGTTAGCAAAGCGCCTGCCGCAGTGGTCGAGGGTGAAAAAGCCAAACTGGCTGAATTCTCAGATCAGTTGACGCAGATCAAACGCAATATGGAACAAATTGCCGCTTTATAA
- a CDS encoding SDR family oxidoreductase, whose product MAVYHLQDKVVWITGASSGIGLACARLCAAAGAELILSARRQDVLEQVRQSLPNPDRHLVIPFDMQNEQQLQQAFTQVQASKGRIDWLINNAGLSQRALISETSMQTERKIMEVDYFSHIHLTKTVLPMLIAQQSGHIVFISSVAGLVGTQYRASYSAAKAAIHMWANSLRAEVQPLGIQVSVVFPGFVQTNVSFNALNGEGLAQNHQDDAIESGLNADDFAKEMLSALMKGREYIVVAGIKEKLGVWLSRLSPPLLYKMIRKVKVK is encoded by the coding sequence ATGGCGGTATATCATTTACAAGACAAAGTAGTTTGGATTACTGGCGCTTCGTCAGGGATTGGTTTGGCATGTGCGCGTCTGTGTGCTGCCGCGGGCGCTGAATTAATTTTATCTGCCCGTCGACAAGATGTGTTAGAGCAGGTGCGGCAAAGCTTGCCCAATCCAGATCGGCATCTTGTTATTCCTTTTGATATGCAGAATGAACAACAATTACAGCAAGCATTTACCCAAGTACAAGCGTCAAAAGGGCGGATTGATTGGTTGATCAATAACGCTGGCTTGAGTCAACGTGCTTTGATTTCAGAAACCAGTATGCAAACTGAGCGCAAAATCATGGAAGTTGATTATTTTTCCCATATTCATTTAACCAAAACCGTATTGCCCATGCTGATCGCGCAGCAGTCAGGACATATTGTTTTTATATCCAGTGTGGCGGGCTTGGTGGGAACACAATATCGCGCCAGTTATTCCGCGGCGAAAGCAGCGATTCATATGTGGGCCAATAGTTTGCGTGCAGAAGTGCAGCCATTGGGCATTCAGGTATCGGTGGTATTTCCAGGTTTTGTGCAGACCAACGTATCTTTTAATGCCCTAAATGGTGAGGGTTTGGCACAAAATCATCAGGATGATGCGATTGAAAGCGGTCTGAATGCAGATGATTTTGCCAAAGAAATGTTATCCGCCCTGATGAAAGGTCGTGAATATATAGTGGTCGCGGGTATAAAAGAAAAATTAGGCGTGTGGCTATCGCGTTTATCACCACCGCTGCTTTATAAAATGATTCGTAAAGTTAAAGTGAAGTAA
- a CDS encoding YbjQ family protein: MNAFIFKIVLFVVLFSIGWLVGRRVEQQHLQQLEQQEAQLAAISLCNERKITSSGQGQLIMSNVVISHDYFKYVLAVIRNLLGGRIQSYESVVERARREAIVRLKRQASRLGADQIAGLRLSTAQLKRRGGMIEVFAYGTALIPPVVVNNTEPYHNTDPS; the protein is encoded by the coding sequence ATGAATGCCTTCATTTTTAAAATTGTACTGTTTGTTGTGCTATTCAGCATCGGCTGGTTGGTAGGTCGCCGTGTTGAACAGCAACATTTACAACAGCTTGAGCAGCAAGAAGCGCAACTTGCAGCAATAAGTCTATGTAATGAAAGAAAGATCACTTCCTCTGGGCAAGGACAGTTGATCATGAGCAATGTGGTGATCTCACATGATTATTTTAAATATGTTTTAGCTGTGATTCGTAATCTACTCGGTGGACGTATTCAAAGTTATGAATCCGTCGTGGAGCGAGCGCGACGTGAAGCAATTGTACGTTTAAAACGTCAGGCATCGCGGTTAGGTGCAGATCAAATCGCAGGCTTAAGGCTCAGTACAGCGCAGCTGAAACGGCGCGGTGGTATGATAGAGGTTTTTGCCTACGGTACCGCACTGATCCCACCGGTAGTGGTCAATAACACTGAGCCATATCACAACACTGACCCGTCCTAG
- a CDS encoding YbjQ family protein, which produces MQLSNLESIPGHQSIRQIDVVYGSTVRSKHVGRDLMASLKNIVGGELKGYTELLEESRQEAMQRMIDKAQALGANAIVAIRFSTSNIAKGASELFVYGTAVIVEATTNTLPDPFSNQH; this is translated from the coding sequence ATACAACTCAGCAACTTAGAAAGCATACCTGGGCATCAAAGCATTCGCCAAATTGATGTCGTCTATGGCAGTACCGTACGTAGTAAACATGTTGGTCGCGATCTCATGGCCAGTCTAAAAAATATTGTCGGCGGTGAGCTCAAAGGCTATACCGAACTCCTCGAAGAATCGCGTCAAGAAGCCATGCAACGTATGATTGACAAAGCACAGGCTTTAGGGGCAAATGCAATTGTCGCCATTCGTTTCTCGACCTCCAATATTGCTAAAGGGGCTTCCGAATTGTTCGTATATGGTACAGCCGTCATCGTCGAAGCAACGACAAATACTCTACCCGACCCATTCTCCAATCAGCACTGA